Proteins co-encoded in one Metabacillus sp. KUDC1714 genomic window:
- a CDS encoding NAD(P)-dependent oxidoreductase, producing the protein MTKIKGSHISLTDLSKNFQEFHQGLTSREAIEEANRCLYCYDAPCIKACPTGIDIPSFIKKIASDNLKGSAKTIMSANPIGASCSRVCPTEELCEGACVLNDSTKPIMIGNLQRYATDWAIQNEQMLFQAGERNGKTVAVIGGGPAGLSTARELALYGFNVTIFEAEEAAGGLNTYGIVSFRLPQAISFWEVKQVEALDVEIRTNTCVGKDITANEILDSFDFVVLAVGMANVPNIGIPGENNESVYDAIQFVKETKTKEITKELVGKRVAVIGAGNTAIDAATCSIRLGAENVKILYRRSQEEMTAYNFEYDFAKQDGVEFRWLTAPKRIVLANGKVSGIECIKMELGELGNDGRRRPIPVKDSEFLIEVDAVIKAIGQSRHLSLIEQFGLEHAGGVVKVDKASYQTSNPKVFACGDVVFGKGHGDAMVVTAAQQGKLTALSIHKQTGQVKTV; encoded by the coding sequence TTGACCAAAATCAAAGGCTCTCATATTTCTTTAACCGACTTATCAAAAAACTTTCAAGAATTTCATCAAGGACTTACAAGCAGAGAGGCAATCGAAGAAGCAAATCGTTGTTTATATTGCTATGATGCTCCCTGTATTAAAGCTTGTCCAACTGGAATAGATATTCCATCGTTTATAAAAAAAATTGCATCGGATAATTTAAAAGGATCGGCAAAGACAATCATGAGTGCAAATCCAATTGGAGCTAGCTGTTCGCGAGTTTGTCCTACAGAAGAGCTTTGTGAAGGTGCTTGCGTTCTTAATGATTCTACCAAGCCCATTATGATTGGAAACCTTCAACGTTATGCGACAGATTGGGCGATTCAAAATGAACAAATGCTATTTCAAGCAGGTGAAAGGAATGGCAAAACAGTAGCAGTTATTGGCGGAGGTCCAGCAGGGTTATCAACGGCACGAGAGCTTGCTCTATATGGTTTTAATGTTACCATTTTTGAAGCGGAAGAAGCGGCTGGAGGGTTAAATACTTACGGAATTGTTTCATTTCGATTACCACAAGCTATTTCGTTTTGGGAAGTCAAGCAAGTAGAAGCTTTAGATGTAGAAATCCGTACTAACACATGTGTAGGAAAAGATATTACAGCAAATGAGATCTTAGATAGTTTTGACTTCGTTGTTTTAGCAGTTGGAATGGCAAATGTACCAAATATAGGCATTCCAGGGGAAAACAATGAATCCGTCTATGACGCCATTCAGTTTGTAAAAGAGACCAAAACAAAAGAAATAACCAAGGAATTAGTAGGTAAAAGAGTAGCTGTCATTGGTGCCGGAAATACGGCGATTGATGCTGCAACTTGTTCAATTCGGCTAGGGGCAGAAAATGTCAAAATTTTATATAGACGATCCCAAGAAGAAATGACAGCTTACAATTTTGAGTATGATTTTGCTAAACAAGATGGTGTGGAATTTCGCTGGTTAACGGCTCCTAAAAGAATTGTCTTAGCAAATGGCAAGGTGTCAGGAATTGAATGCATAAAGATGGAGCTAGGTGAATTAGGTAATGATGGTCGCCGCCGACCAATTCCAGTAAAAGATTCAGAGTTTCTTATAGAAGTAGATGCTGTTATTAAGGCAATCGGTCAATCAAGACATTTATCCTTAATTGAGCAATTTGGATTAGAGCACGCGGGTGGTGTTGTAAAGGTTGATAAAGCTTCCTATCAAACATCAAATCCAAAAGTATTTGCATGTGGTGATGTTGTTTTCGGAAAAGGCCACGGAGATGCAATGGTTGTAACAGCGGCCCAGCAAGGTAAACTAACAGCCCTTTCCATTCATAAACAGACAGGTCAAGTAAAAACAGTCTAA
- a CDS encoding nitrilase-related carbon-nitrogen hydrolase, with amino-acid sequence MSDLVKIGLIQASNDVDGHEPIQVHKEKAIEKHVKLVREAAESGAQIICLQEVFYGPYFCAEQNTKWYDSAEEIPNGTTTRLFQELAKELSVVIVLPIYEREGIATYYNTAAVIDADGTYLGKYRKQHIPHVGVGNEGYGFWEKYYFKPGNLGYPVFDTAFAKVGVYICYDRHFPEGARLLGLHGAEVVFNPSATVAGLSEYLWKLEQPAHAVANGYYLGAINRVGYEGPWNMGEFYGQSYLVDPRGDFVVMGSRDKDEVIIGEMNKKLIREVRDVWQFYRDRRPETYNEMTSLLP; translated from the coding sequence ATGTCTGATTTAGTGAAAATTGGTCTAATTCAAGCATCAAATGATGTGGATGGTCATGAACCGATTCAGGTTCATAAAGAAAAAGCGATAGAAAAGCATGTAAAGCTTGTGAGAGAAGCTGCCGAAAGTGGTGCACAAATCATCTGTTTACAGGAAGTATTTTATGGACCATATTTCTGTGCTGAGCAAAATACAAAGTGGTATGACTCTGCTGAGGAAATTCCGAATGGTACAACTACAAGATTATTTCAAGAACTTGCAAAAGAATTAAGTGTTGTCATAGTTCTACCAATCTATGAAAGAGAAGGTATTGCTACATACTATAACACGGCTGCTGTCATTGATGCAGATGGAACATATCTTGGGAAATATAGAAAACAACATATCCCACATGTAGGAGTGGGGAACGAAGGATATGGATTCTGGGAAAAGTATTACTTTAAACCAGGTAATCTTGGTTACCCTGTTTTTGATACAGCCTTTGCGAAGGTTGGCGTTTATATATGCTATGATCGTCATTTTCCAGAAGGTGCGAGATTACTAGGTTTACATGGGGCAGAGGTTGTATTTAATCCATCAGCAACAGTTGCAGGTTTATCTGAATACCTTTGGAAACTAGAACAACCTGCACATGCAGTTGCCAATGGGTATTATTTAGGAGCAATTAATCGCGTTGGGTATGAAGGACCATGGAATATGGGTGAGTTTTACGGTCAATCGTATTTAGTAGATCCTCGAGGAGACTTTGTGGTAATGGGAAGTCGTGATAAGGATGAAGTGATTATTGGTGAAATGAATAAAAAGTTAATTCGAGAAGTCCGTGATGTCTGGCAATTCTATCGTGATCGTCGCCCAGAAACATATAATGAAATGACTTCATTATTACCTTAA
- a CDS encoding DUF3189 family protein: MIYIYNDFGGTHTTSLAAAYHLKLLKPPSRMLTKEEILAVPFFNKLTKKDAGKIIFHGVDDEGHSVYTLGRRSSKLVVPALKNICLLLQNRDQLEERIIFSNTSPTVPLAMTLGGFFSRGLGIDFIGVPLLVKGAQQCCDHIYQLVENTKQIAKDTTEEKIITLENENFQA; encoded by the coding sequence ATGATTTATATTTACAATGACTTTGGTGGAACACATACAACATCACTAGCTGCTGCCTACCATTTAAAACTTCTAAAACCACCTTCAAGAATGCTAACAAAGGAAGAAATATTAGCAGTTCCTTTCTTTAATAAATTAACAAAAAAGGATGCAGGAAAAATAATTTTTCATGGAGTAGATGATGAAGGCCATTCTGTCTATACACTCGGTAGAAGATCTTCCAAGTTGGTTGTACCAGCTTTAAAAAACATATGTTTATTATTACAGAATAGAGATCAACTTGAAGAAAGGATTATTTTTTCAAATACTTCTCCAACAGTACCGCTTGCTATGACATTAGGAGGTTTTTTCTCAAGAGGATTAGGAATCGATTTCATTGGTGTGCCATTACTAGTAAAAGGTGCACAGCAATGTTGTGATCACATTTATCAGTTAGTTGAAAATACAAAACAAATTGCTAAAGATACGACTGAAGAAAAAATCATCACGCTTGAGAATGAAAATTTTCAAGCGTGA
- a CDS encoding DUF3231 family protein has translation MVNVWETVMDAMKSMTVQDEDQPLHVGEVMACWIYLAGLELAKVSVQSAINTTDDDELKEILEEDMKLGTSQRKRLHDFMIKEGISLPSSPEDMPISDSKSIPLGVKLTDDVIANELSLKIISLIMKAASATTESIRTDVGLLFIQFQAEKLAFATRVKHLMRKRGWIKVPPFYIPPGSQQP, from the coding sequence ATGGTAAATGTATGGGAAACAGTTATGGATGCCATGAAATCAATGACTGTTCAAGATGAAGATCAACCTCTTCATGTCGGAGAAGTGATGGCATGTTGGATTTACTTGGCAGGTCTTGAATTAGCCAAAGTATCAGTTCAATCAGCTATAAATACCACGGATGATGATGAACTAAAGGAAATTCTTGAAGAAGATATGAAACTCGGGACCAGTCAAAGGAAACGACTCCATGATTTCATGATAAAGGAAGGAATTTCATTACCTTCTTCCCCTGAAGATATGCCAATATCTGATTCTAAAAGTATTCCTCTTGGTGTTAAATTAACGGATGATGTGATTGCAAACGAATTATCTTTAAAAATCATTAGTTTGATTATGAAAGCAGCTAGTGCCACTACTGAGTCGATTCGTACAGATGTTGGTTTATTGTTTATTCAGTTTCAAGCTGAAAAATTAGCTTTCGCAACTAGAGTAAAACATTTAATGCGTAAACGTGGATGGATTAAGGTACCACCGTTTTACATCCCACCTGGTTCTCAACAACCATAA
- the pepF gene encoding oligoendopeptidase F, whose protein sequence is MTTFTSRKEVPTHEKWNLADIYSDHSKWEEDYKLIEEIAEKLKKFDGDIHNGHSLYQYLKQSEELSFLMNKIYAFAMLNVDEDTRETQAQSLLERAKQLNVKASAATSFFMPYLLSLDEEVLKGYISEDERLTYFEDDLLESFRYNKHVLSKEQEEVLSQLGEAMSVPGHTYGMMNNADIKFGEVTNDSGERVELTRGMYAKLIEDEDREKRKEAYKAYYKPYLQLKNSIAATLSAAIKNNVTIAKIRQYPSVLEKALFGDNVPKDVYENLITTTKNNLAPYHHYTRIRKEKLSVDELRQYDLSVPLVSGVKQVITFDEAYETMCKALSPLGEEYISILKEFKDSRYIDVRETPGKRSGAYNLGIYGVHPFILLNHQDDLNSLFTLVHECGHGVHSKLSSQHQPQITARYSIFVAEVASTVNEVLLINYLLNNETNPEIRKSLLNHFIDQFKGTFFTQVMFAEFEKKTHEMVEKGLPLNVDVFNQIYETLFREYNGEEIVFDDEVKFGWARIPHFYRPFYVYKYATGFASAIHLATKILEGDQDTLNSYLEFLKSGSSDYPLELLKKTGVDLTTPYPIENSLKRFGELVDEFSRL, encoded by the coding sequence ATGACGACATTCACTTCAAGAAAAGAAGTACCAACCCATGAAAAATGGAACTTAGCAGATATTTATTCTGATCATAGCAAATGGGAAGAAGATTACAAACTTATTGAAGAAATCGCAGAAAAGTTAAAAAAATTTGATGGTGACATTCATAACGGACACTCCCTGTATCAATACCTTAAACAAAGTGAAGAGCTATCATTTTTGATGAACAAAATATATGCATTTGCCATGTTAAATGTGGATGAGGATACGAGGGAAACGCAAGCACAATCCTTGTTAGAACGTGCAAAACAACTTAATGTGAAAGCTAGTGCAGCGACTTCCTTCTTCATGCCTTATTTGCTTAGCTTAGATGAAGAGGTTTTAAAAGGATACATATCTGAAGACGAACGATTAACTTATTTTGAAGATGATTTATTAGAGTCATTTCGTTACAATAAACACGTTTTAAGTAAGGAGCAAGAAGAAGTTCTATCACAATTAGGGGAAGCAATGTCTGTTCCAGGCCATACATATGGCATGATGAATAACGCAGATATTAAATTTGGAGAAGTTACGAATGACAGTGGTGAACGGGTAGAGTTAACAAGGGGAATGTATGCGAAATTAATTGAAGACGAAGACCGAGAAAAGCGCAAAGAAGCGTATAAGGCTTATTATAAGCCTTACTTACAATTAAAGAATTCAATTGCAGCAACACTTTCAGCAGCAATTAAAAATAATGTTACTATAGCTAAAATTCGCCAATATCCTTCAGTGCTGGAAAAAGCGTTATTTGGTGATAATGTACCGAAAGACGTATATGAAAATCTTATTACTACAACCAAAAATAACCTTGCTCCATATCACCATTACACTAGAATTCGTAAGGAAAAGCTAAGCGTGGATGAACTTCGACAATATGATCTTAGTGTACCGCTAGTAAGTGGAGTAAAACAGGTGATTACTTTTGATGAAGCATATGAAACAATGTGTAAGGCCTTATCACCTTTAGGAGAAGAGTATATAAGTATACTAAAAGAGTTTAAAGACTCGAGATATATTGATGTAAGGGAAACGCCTGGTAAGCGATCAGGTGCTTACAACCTAGGTATCTACGGTGTTCATCCGTTTATTCTCCTTAATCATCAGGATGATTTAAACAGTTTATTTACGTTGGTTCATGAATGTGGCCATGGTGTTCACAGTAAGTTAAGTTCACAGCATCAACCACAAATTACCGCACGTTATAGTATTTTTGTTGCGGAAGTAGCTTCAACAGTTAATGAGGTACTATTAATTAATTATTTATTGAACAATGAAACAAATCCTGAAATTCGAAAATCCTTACTCAATCATTTTATTGATCAATTTAAGGGCACGTTTTTTACTCAAGTGATGTTTGCGGAGTTTGAGAAGAAAACACACGAAATGGTGGAGAAGGGGTTGCCATTAAATGTAGATGTTTTCAATCAAATCTATGAGACTTTATTCAGAGAATATAATGGTGAAGAAATTGTATTTGATGATGAAGTGAAATTTGGGTGGGCACGAATTCCTCACTTCTATCGTCCTTTTTACGTCTATAAATATGCTACTGGATTTGCATCAGCGATTCATCTTGCAACAAAGATTCTTGAAGGCGATCAAGACACATTGAACTCATATCTGGAATTTTTAAAGAGTGGAAGCTCTGATTACCCACTTGAGTTGTTGAAAAAGACTGGTGTTGACTTAACGACTCCTTACCCAATTGAAAATTCACTTAAGCGGTTTGGAGAATTGGTAGATGAGTTTTCTAGATTATAA
- a CDS encoding HoxN/HupN/NixA family nickel/cobalt transporter, with the protein MDLNLVTILGIGFVLGIKHSIEPDHVIAVSTMASKTKKLWSTSLTGIFWGIGHTATLFIVGLLLIGFKVALSEKWALTLEMLVGFMLVYLGIKAILSRTTPIHEHRSEKQTYFKSAVIGFIHGLAGSSAMVLLTMNTIDTLWQGAVYIIIFGIGTCIGMMLFTSLLGIPFNAAKDRLLIHKNLVQLTGGISTVFGIFYIYNLGFTEGLFALWF; encoded by the coding sequence ATGGATCTAAATCTAGTAACGATATTAGGCATAGGCTTTGTTTTAGGCATCAAGCATTCAATTGAACCCGACCATGTGATTGCTGTTTCAACGATGGCAAGTAAAACAAAAAAACTGTGGAGTACGTCCCTAACAGGCATTTTTTGGGGGATCGGTCATACTGCCACATTATTTATTGTGGGACTACTACTAATTGGGTTTAAAGTTGCCCTATCAGAAAAGTGGGCATTAACATTAGAGATGCTTGTTGGTTTCATGTTAGTTTACTTAGGAATAAAAGCAATTTTATCTAGAACGACACCAATTCATGAACACCGTTCTGAAAAGCAAACATATTTCAAATCAGCGGTTATTGGATTTATCCATGGATTAGCAGGAAGCTCAGCAATGGTGCTGCTAACTATGAATACCATTGATACATTATGGCAAGGTGCAGTATATATTATCATCTTCGGTATTGGCACATGTATTGGTATGATGCTATTTACTAGTTTATTGGGAATCCCATTTAATGCAGCAAAAGATCGATTATTGATCCATAAAAACCTAGTCCAACTAACTGGTGGTATTAGTACTGTATTTGGTATTTTTTATATATACAATCTAGGATTTACTGAGGGTCTATTTGCATTATGGTTTTAA
- a CDS encoding urease accessory protein UreD, whose protein sequence is MTYTGYLELEVGKKQDRSVITNSFFDGVLKITRPTYLTGGLPLLTLIHVGGGYVDGDTYKTEVIMHESSRLALTTQASTKVYKSPRFGVNQAMEYVLKPNSELYIKQDSLIPYKDANFTQSTNVYMSSSAVFYYTDIITPGWSEDGKHFQYKKVASKMKIYVDDQLAVFDHQLLQPCEQLDQMMYLEGYTHIGTMFFLHPELNERIIEELREELICDEKFRFGISILSVKGISVRILATSTPIIESFFTKCESLIRGFLNNVEIIEWRKG, encoded by the coding sequence ATGACTTACACAGGCTACCTTGAACTAGAGGTAGGAAAAAAACAGGATCGATCTGTCATTACAAACAGTTTTTTCGATGGAGTCTTAAAAATAACTCGACCTACCTATCTAACTGGAGGTCTTCCATTGCTTACCCTTATTCATGTTGGGGGTGGCTATGTTGATGGGGATACATATAAAACAGAGGTTATTATGCATGAATCCTCACGCCTAGCACTTACAACACAGGCATCAACAAAGGTATATAAATCACCTCGTTTTGGTGTAAACCAAGCGATGGAGTATGTTTTGAAACCCAATAGTGAACTGTATATAAAGCAAGATTCTTTAATTCCTTATAAAGACGCAAATTTCACTCAGAGTACAAATGTGTACATGAGTTCATCTGCGGTATTTTATTATACAGATATCATCACACCAGGCTGGTCTGAGGATGGAAAACATTTTCAATATAAAAAGGTTGCTTCTAAAATGAAAATTTATGTTGATGATCAATTAGCCGTTTTTGATCATCAACTATTACAGCCGTGTGAACAGCTTGATCAAATGATGTATTTAGAAGGATATACACATATTGGTACAATGTTTTTTCTCCATCCAGAATTAAATGAGCGCATTATTGAGGAATTAAGAGAAGAATTAATATGTGATGAAAAGTTTCGTTTTGGTATTAGTATACTTAGCGTAAAAGGTATTTCTGTCCGAATATTAGCCACTAGTACACCTATCATTGAATCCTTTTTTACTAAATGTGAAAGCTTAATAAGAGGATTCTTAAATAACGTGGAAATCATTGAGTGGAGAAAAGGATAA
- the ureG gene encoding urease accessory protein UreG translates to MGEPIRIGVGGPVGAGKTLLVDKLTRVLMKEFELAVITNDIYTKEDAQFLIKSGALPEDRIIGVETGGCPHTAIREDASMNFAAIEELNDRHANLDLIFVESGGDNLAATFSPELVDFSIYIIDVAQGEKIPRKGGQGMIKSDLFIINKIDLAPYVGANLEVMRRDTLVSRGDRPYIFTNLKDGTGVSDVVDWIKREAFLVGLEA, encoded by the coding sequence ATGGGAGAGCCTATACGTATTGGAGTTGGAGGTCCTGTTGGAGCAGGGAAAACACTCTTAGTTGATAAACTAACCCGTGTATTAATGAAGGAATTCGAGCTTGCGGTTATTACAAATGATATTTATACGAAAGAGGATGCCCAATTTTTAATAAAAAGCGGAGCACTCCCAGAGGATCGAATTATAGGTGTTGAAACAGGAGGGTGTCCACATACTGCAATACGTGAGGATGCATCAATGAATTTCGCTGCAATTGAAGAATTAAATGACCGACATGCTAATCTTGATTTAATCTTTGTTGAAAGCGGTGGGGATAATCTAGCAGCAACGTTTAGTCCAGAGTTAGTAGATTTTTCAATCTATATTATCGATGTTGCCCAAGGTGAAAAAATACCGAGAAAGGGCGGTCAGGGTATGATTAAATCTGATTTATTTATCATTAATAAAATCGATTTAGCACCATATGTAGGTGCAAACCTTGAAGTAATGAGAAGGGATACACTTGTTTCACGTGGAGACAGACCTTATATCTTTACAAACCTTAAGGATGGGACGGGAGTTTCCGATGTTGTTGATTGGATTAAACGTGAAGCGTTTTTGGTTGGACTTGAAGCATGA
- a CDS encoding urease accessory protein UreF — translation MTNQLFHLLQICDSNFPSGAFSHSFGLETYIQEERVINKETFLVAIKQYLHTQCKYTDGLACRIAFKAIEENKIETCWQLDQELYALANAKETREGTKRIGRQLVKVMNELYPNRLLKEYESRIKAKKSHGHSSIVFAIICHELTIDLPTTLSSYLFSTTSSLIQNGVRGIPLGQTDGQKLLIEIQPFLANLVKEILNLSEDEFGAGAPGLEIAQMIHEQLSVRLFMS, via the coding sequence ATGACTAATCAATTGTTCCATTTACTCCAAATATGTGATTCAAATTTTCCTTCAGGTGCGTTTTCTCATTCCTTTGGACTTGAGACGTACATCCAGGAAGAAAGGGTGATAAATAAAGAAACCTTTTTAGTTGCTATTAAGCAATACTTGCATACGCAGTGTAAATATACGGATGGCTTAGCTTGTCGGATAGCGTTTAAAGCAATAGAGGAAAATAAAATTGAAACATGCTGGCAGCTTGATCAAGAATTATATGCTCTTGCAAATGCAAAAGAAACTCGTGAAGGTACTAAGAGAATCGGCCGTCAGTTAGTTAAAGTAATGAATGAATTATATCCTAATCGTCTGCTTAAAGAGTATGAATCTAGAATTAAAGCAAAAAAAAGCCATGGCCATAGCTCAATCGTTTTTGCGATTATTTGTCATGAATTAACCATTGATCTGCCAACAACTCTTTCAAGTTATCTATTCTCTACTACCTCTTCACTCATTCAAAATGGGGTAAGAGGGATACCTTTAGGTCAAACTGATGGTCAAAAACTTTTAATAGAAATTCAACCGTTTTTAGCAAATCTAGTTAAAGAGATATTAAACCTTTCAGAGGATGAATTTGGCGCAGGAGCACCAGGATTAGAAATTGCCCAAATGATACATGAACAGCTATCAGTACGTTTATTTATGTCGTAA
- the ureE gene encoding urease accessory protein UreE gives MIIEKIIGNVKQLEKTPAHIERVYLRSDDLVKKIQRVKTDHGKELGIRLTANKDLKDGDILFQDEKNSIVISVIEDDVIVIQPTSLLQMGEIAHQLGNRHLPAQFENNEMIVQYDYLVEKLLHELAVPFTREKRIMNEAFKHIGHSHD, from the coding sequence ATGATTATTGAAAAAATTATTGGGAATGTAAAACAATTAGAAAAAACACCAGCTCATATTGAGCGCGTTTATTTAAGAAGTGATGATTTAGTAAAGAAAATTCAACGAGTTAAAACCGATCATGGAAAAGAGTTAGGTATCCGACTTACGGCTAATAAAGATCTAAAGGACGGTGACATTCTCTTTCAAGATGAGAAAAATTCAATTGTGATTAGTGTGATTGAAGACGATGTCATTGTGATTCAGCCTACGAGTCTTTTGCAAATGGGAGAAATCGCGCATCAATTAGGAAATCGTCATTTACCTGCACAATTTGAAAACAACGAAATGATTGTACAGTATGATTACTTAGTTGAAAAATTACTTCATGAACTAGCTGTTCCATTTACAAGAGAAAAAAGAATAATGAATGAGGCGTTCAAACATATCGGCCATTCTCATGACTAA
- the ureC gene encoding urease subunit alpha, producing MSFQMSRHQYADMFGPTVGDQVRLGDTGLFIEVEKDYTIYGDEVKFGGGKVIRDGMGQHPLATRSETVDLVVTNALIVDYTGIYKADIGVKDGVIAAIGKAGNPLLMDQVDIVIGASTEVIAGEGMIVTAGGIDAHIHFICPQQIQTAIESGITTMIGGGTGPATGTNATTCTPGEWNIHNMLKAAEEFPMNIGFLGKGNASSEEALIEQIEAGAIGLKLHEDWGTTASNIDKALTVADKYDVQVAIHTDTLNEGGFVEDTLRAIDGRVIHTYHTEGAGGGHAPDIIKAASYPNILPSSTNPTRPFTINTIAEHLDMLMVCHHLDPSVPEDLAFADSRIRKETIAAEDILHDLGVFSIISSDSQAMGRVGEVISRTWQTADKMKRQRGELVAGEENDNERVKRYIAKYTINPAITHGISDYVGSIEVGKVADFVVWDPGFFGAKPELIVKGGMIAWSVMGDPNASIPTPQPAIYRPMFASFGKAKYSTSLTFVSKVAFEQGVQEKLGLQKKICVVKNIRKLTKKDMIFNGETPEIEVDPQTYEVKVNGELITCEPDEKVSLAQRYFLF from the coding sequence ATGAGTTTTCAAATGTCTCGACATCAATATGCAGATATGTTTGGTCCAACTGTTGGCGATCAGGTAAGACTTGGGGACACTGGGCTGTTTATTGAAGTCGAAAAGGATTATACAATATATGGTGATGAAGTAAAATTCGGTGGTGGTAAGGTTATTCGTGACGGCATGGGGCAGCATCCATTAGCGACGAGAAGTGAGACTGTCGATCTTGTTGTGACAAATGCGTTAATTGTTGATTATACAGGTATATATAAAGCGGATATCGGTGTAAAGGACGGTGTCATTGCTGCGATTGGTAAGGCTGGAAATCCATTATTAATGGATCAAGTTGATATAGTAATTGGGGCATCAACTGAAGTTATTGCTGGAGAAGGTATGATTGTTACAGCAGGTGGTATTGATGCACATATCCATTTTATTTGTCCTCAGCAAATTCAAACAGCGATTGAATCTGGTATCACAACAATGATAGGTGGCGGAACAGGTCCAGCTACAGGGACGAATGCAACTACCTGTACACCTGGCGAGTGGAATATCCATAACATGTTAAAAGCAGCTGAGGAATTTCCTATGAATATTGGATTTTTAGGGAAAGGGAATGCCTCTAGTGAAGAGGCACTCATTGAGCAAATTGAGGCAGGAGCAATTGGGCTAAAGCTACATGAGGATTGGGGTACGACAGCATCCAATATAGATAAGGCGTTAACGGTGGCCGACAAGTATGATGTTCAGGTTGCTATACATACAGATACTCTAAATGAAGGTGGCTTTGTAGAGGATACACTTCGGGCGATTGATGGGCGTGTGATACATACCTATCATACTGAAGGAGCTGGTGGTGGTCATGCACCAGATATAATAAAGGCTGCTTCTTATCCAAATATCCTTCCATCGTCAACGAACCCGACAAGACCATTTACAATTAATACGATTGCAGAGCATTTAGATATGTTAATGGTATGTCACCATTTAGATCCATCTGTTCCAGAGGATTTAGCATTTGCTGATTCAAGAATCCGTAAAGAAACAATTGCTGCTGAAGACATTCTTCATGACCTTGGCGTGTTTAGTATTATCAGCTCCGATTCACAAGCAATGGGAAGAGTTGGTGAGGTCATTTCACGGACATGGCAAACAGCAGACAAAATGAAGCGTCAGCGTGGAGAGCTGGTTGCGGGTGAAGAAAATGATAATGAAAGAGTAAAAAGATATATCGCCAAGTACACAATAAACCCAGCGATTACCCATGGCATTTCTGATTATGTTGGATCCATTGAGGTTGGTAAAGTTGCTGATTTTGTTGTTTGGGATCCAGGATTTTTTGGTGCTAAACCAGAATTAATCGTAAAAGGAGGCATGATTGCCTGGAGTGTAATGGGCGATCCAAATGCTTCCATTCCGACACCACAGCCAGCGATTTATCGTCCAATGTTTGCAAGCTTTGGAAAAGCAAAATACTCCACTTCACTAACATTTGTATCAAAAGTGGCATTTGAACAAGGTGTCCAAGAAAAGCTAGGTCTACAGAAAAAGATTTGTGTTGTAAAAAACATTCGTAAATTAACGAAAAAGGATATGATCTTTAATGGTGAAACACCTGAAATCGAGGTTGATCCACAGACATATGAAGTAAAGGTGAACGGTGAATTAATCACATGTGAACCAGATGAAAAGGTTTCTTTAGCACAACGATACTTTTTATTTTGA
- a CDS encoding urease subunit beta → MIPGEYKLNKEPILCNVGKHSTKIEVINNGDRPVQIGSHFHFYEINSLLAFERTKAYGKRLNIPAGTAVRFEPGDSKVVELIPFSGERKVFGLNNLTNAALDKGV, encoded by the coding sequence ATGATACCAGGAGAATACAAGCTTAATAAAGAACCTATTTTATGTAATGTAGGGAAGCACTCAACCAAGATAGAGGTCATAAATAATGGTGATCGACCAGTTCAAATTGGTTCACATTTCCACTTTTATGAGATTAATAGCTTGCTAGCATTTGAAAGAACTAAAGCCTATGGGAAAAGATTGAATATTCCAGCTGGTACAGCCGTACGTTTTGAACCAGGTGATAGTAAGGTGGTTGAGCTTATACCGTTTTCTGGTGAAAGGAAGGTATTTGGTCTAAACAACCTAACAAATGCTGCACTAGATAAAGGAGTGTAA